The following proteins are co-located in the Phocoena phocoena chromosome 1, mPhoPho1.1, whole genome shotgun sequence genome:
- the PIGC gene encoding phosphatidylinositol N-acetylglucosaminyltransferase subunit C, whose amino-acid sequence MCAQPVTNTKEARWQKVLYERQPFPDNYVDQSFLEELRKNIYARKYQYWAVVFESSVVIQQLCSVCVFVVIWWYMDEGLLAPHWLFGTGLASSLIGYVLFDLIDGGEGRKKSGRTRWADLKSALVFITFTYGFSPVLKTLTESVSTDTIYAMSVFMLLGHLIFFDYGANGAIVSSTLSLNMAIFASVCLASRLPRSLHAFVMVTFAIQIFALWPMLQKKLKACTPHSYVGVTLLFAVSALGGLLSISAVGAILFALLLVSISCLCPFYLIRLQLFKENIHGPWDEAEIKEDLSRFLS is encoded by the coding sequence ATGTGTGCCCAGCCTGTAACTAACACCAaagaggccagatggcagaaggTCTTGTATGAGCGACAGCCTTTTCCTGATAACTACGTGGATCAGAGTTTCCTGGAAGAGCTCCGGAAGAACATCTATGCCCGGAAATACCAATATTGGGCTGTGGTATTTGAGTCCAGTGTGGTGATACAGCAGCTGTGCAGTGTCTGTGTTTTTGTGGTTATCTGGTGGTATATGGATGAGGGTCTTCTGGCTCCCCATTGGCTTTTTGGGACCGGCCTGGCTTCTTCACTGATTGGCTATGTTTTGTTTGATCTCATTGATGGAGGTGAAGGACGGAAGAAGAGTGGGCGGACCCGGTGGGCTGACTTGAAGAGTGCCCTAGTCTTCATAACTTTCACATATGGCTTTTCGCCGGTGCTGAAGACTCTGACAGAGTCCGTCAGCACTGACACCATCTATGCCATGTCAGTCTTCATGCTGTTAGGCCACCTCATCTTCTTTGACTATGGTGCCAATGGTGCCATTGTATCCAGCACACTGTCCTTGAACATGGCCATCTTTGCTTCTGTCTGCCTTGCCTCACGCCTGCCCCGGTCCCTACATGCCTTCGTCATGGTGACATTTGCCATCCAGATTTTTGCCCTATGGCCCATGTTACAGAAGAAACTGAAGGCATGTACTCCCCACAGCTATGTGGGAGTCACACTGCTTTTTGCAGTTTCAGCCTTGGGAGGCCTGCTGTCCATTAGTGCTGTGGGAGCCATACTCTTTGCCCTTCTGCTGGTTTCCATCTCATGTCTCTGCCCTTTCTACCTCATTCGCCTgcagctttttaaagaaaacattcatGGGCCTTGGGATGAGgctgaaatcaaagaagacttgTCAAGGTTCCTCAGTTGA